The genomic interval AGGGCAAATTGATACATTTGCAGTGCTAGATAAAAGTGGTTTCAGTGATACAACACCGAACGTTGCTAAAATTTCTTATGATAATTTGAAAGGTGCAAGTTACTCTGACAAATTTGAAAAGCAATTGCAAAAAGACGTTAATCAAAACATTCCTGGATTAACAAAATGGGCAGACAAACGTGATTCAGAAATTAAAGATGATAAAAAAGCTCAAATCAAAGACGGCAGAGAAAAATTAGAAAAACAAAAATCATCTATCGACAGCAAAGAACAATCTTTAAAACAGTCTAAAGAACAATTAGATGGCAACAAAGCACAGTTAGATCAAGCAAAACAACAAGTTGCCGACGCTAAAAAACAAGTTGATCAAATGCCTGCTGGGGTACAAAAAGATCAAATGGCACAACAACAGCAAGCTCAACAAAAACAAGTTGATGAACAAGCAAAAGAATTTAAGTCTAAACAAGATGAATGGCAAAAAAATTCTGATGACTTAAAAGATGCTAAAGAAAAAATCGCATCAAAAGAAAGTGAACTTGATTCACAAGAACAAAAAATCCAATCAATGGGTAATTTAGAATATCAATTACAATCACGCAGTGATTATAACCAAGGATATAACCAATTTGGTGAATCAGCGAAACGTATCGATGTACTTTCTAACACATTCCCAATTATTTTCTTCGCGGTAGCAATCTTAGTAACATTTACAACAATGTCACGTATGGCTGAAGAAAAACGTACAACAATGGGTGTGTTACGTGCATTAGGTTATACGAAGTTTGATGCAATGAGATTATTCCTTATCTATGGTACAAGTGCAGCGTTATTAGGTACGGCACTTGGAAGCTTCTTCGGTACAGGTTTATTACCTAGAAGAATTTATCAAGCTTATGCCGCAAACTTAGCTGTACCGCCAATTCAAACACCGCCATCATGGTTATGGATTATTATTAGTTTAGTCTTCGCGTTATTATGTACAGTTGTACCGGCAGTATATATTGCTTGGCAATCATTAAAAGAAAATCCTAAATATCTATTAATCGCAAAACCGCCTAAGGCAGGATCTAAAGTGCTATTAGAACGTGTTCCATTTATCTGGAACAGATTATCATTCAATTACAAAGTTACAGTCAGAAACTTATTCAGATATAAAGCGCGTATGTTTATGACTATCTTCGGTATCTTAGGCTGTACAGCATTATTGATTACAGGCTTTGGTATGAAAGATTCCTTGAACGGTATTATTGATAACCAATATAAGAAGATCATTCATTACGACATTATCGGTGTTTATAACCCTGATGCTAGTCAAAAAGAAAAAGATGATTATGACAAAGCAGTCAATGATATCGATGGCGTGAAAAAGAAAGATAATGTTTATTTTGAATCTGTAACTGCAAAACCTAAAGGTGTTATCGATAACCAACAAATCACAATGATGGTTCCAGAACACAAAGATACTTTCAATGACTTTGTGACATTACGCAATATTGATAATGGTCATAAAATGAAATTGAAAGATGACGGTGTAGCAATTACGCAAAAACTTGCGAAATTAGGTCACTACAAAGTAGGCGACCATATGAACATCCAAGATAAAGCAGGACGCAAGCATAAAGTAAGAATCGCACAAATCACACAAATGTATGCAGGACATGATGTGATTATGGATAGTAGTTATTACCAAAAAGCATTCGATAAGAAAGTGAAATACAATGGTAAAATTATTAACCTGAAAGATCGTTCTGATAAAAACATCAATAAAGTATCAAGAGATCTTAACAGTCAAGATGCTGCGATGACTGCAGTACAGTCTAACCAATCTAAGACTGCAATCAATACTATCTTAGATGGACTTGATAATATCGTATTAATTATTGTGTTAGCTTCTTCAGCGTTATCATTCGTTGTATTATTTACACTGACAAATATCAACGTTTCAGAACGTACACGCGAATTAGCAACATTAAGAGTCTTAGGATTCTATAAACGCGAAACAGTGATGTATATCTATCGTGAAACAATTATTCTTACAATCATAGGTATACTTGTCGGATTCCTTGGTGGTTATTACTTACATCAATTTATCATGAGTACATTACCGCCGAATAATGCGATGGCAGATATGACGCTATACTGGACTAACTTCGCAATATCAACAGGTTTGACGCTATTATTCTCATTCATTGTAATGCTGATTATGGCACGCAAGATAAGCAAAATAGATATGCTGGGTGCATTGAACTCAGTAGACTAAACCTTAAATCCGATGGAAATCGAAAGATGATTTCTGTCGGATTTTTTCTATATACATACAAAAAAGCACAATATAAACATACTAAATAGTTATTGTAATTTTTCATTTTCATCAATAATTTGTATGGATAAATATATTGAATTTTCTGAAATATAATTGTAATGATTGTTATTTTATTGTAATATAACACTAAGCACTAAAAATAATAGGAGTTGAAAAGCCATGAAAAAAGTAATTGCAGCAACCGGCGTAACCTTAACTTTGGCACTTAGCGCAAGCGTCCTTCCGGCAAACAACGATGCAGGCAATGAAGCACATGCAGCAACGCAACCTTATTATAATTACACAGGCTATACAAGTTATGATTCAAGTTTTGTTTTAGACCCGTATTTCGTGAAAGCTGTACAGATTGGTAACGTCACATTGAATGGATATAAGATTCAAAAAGAAAATCAAGTAACACCTGAATTTATAGAACTTGAAAGAGTTTATGATCAAAATATAGGTGTTAATTCTGAAACAAAGAGAGCTGTCAGAGCAGCATTTCCAGTTAAAGCAGGACAAATTAGTAAACAAGATATTATTAATGCATATGGCACAAATGATAGCTTTTTAAAAGCATACCCAGATGATCCGGACGATACTGGATCAATGAGATATGAATTTGATGGAAGCGCGGTTAATTTTAAATTTTCAAATGGTTATTTAACAAGCGTTAGTATTAATGGTGGTGTGTTATAACGTTAATGATATGAGAACAACATTGCATGATATTTAAAAAATTCGATCTCGCAAAAAAGATGGTACAAGTTAATGATACTGGCTTAATATTGTATCAATTAAACGACAGTACAATCATTATTGATTTTTATAAAGATATAGTCACTTCTGGAACGATTGTAGG from Staphylococcus condimenti carries:
- the isaB gene encoding immunodominant staphylococcal antigen IsaB family protein; protein product: MKKVIAATGVTLTLALSASVLPANNDAGNEAHAATQPYYNYTGYTSYDSSFVLDPYFVKAVQIGNVTLNGYKIQKENQVTPEFIELERVYDQNIGVNSETKRAVRAAFPVKAGQISKQDIINAYGTNDSFLKAYPDDPDDTGSMRYEFDGSAVNFKFSNGYLTSVSINGGVL
- a CDS encoding ABC transporter permease, yielding MKMLRKTILHEFKSSLPRFISIAILLALGAFVLIGLKVTGSDMRQTGNDYFKEHKMADAQVTSPVGFNKDDKDYINHMKHVKKTEYSVYKDAVVSNSKKTMRLNEKTSKLSIFKAEDGRLPNKSNEIALSTQDKGKYKIGQYINLENSKGDKEIDGLKNHKYKIVGFVTSSDFMQKHDLGMTNVGKGQIDTFAVLDKSGFSDTTPNVAKISYDNLKGASYSDKFEKQLQKDVNQNIPGLTKWADKRDSEIKDDKKAQIKDGREKLEKQKSSIDSKEQSLKQSKEQLDGNKAQLDQAKQQVADAKKQVDQMPAGVQKDQMAQQQQAQQKQVDEQAKEFKSKQDEWQKNSDDLKDAKEKIASKESELDSQEQKIQSMGNLEYQLQSRSDYNQGYNQFGESAKRIDVLSNTFPIIFFAVAILVTFTTMSRMAEEKRTTMGVLRALGYTKFDAMRLFLIYGTSAALLGTALGSFFGTGLLPRRIYQAYAANLAVPPIQTPPSWLWIIISLVFALLCTVVPAVYIAWQSLKENPKYLLIAKPPKAGSKVLLERVPFIWNRLSFNYKVTVRNLFRYKARMFMTIFGILGCTALLITGFGMKDSLNGIIDNQYKKIIHYDIIGVYNPDASQKEKDDYDKAVNDIDGVKKKDNVYFESVTAKPKGVIDNQQITMMVPEHKDTFNDFVTLRNIDNGHKMKLKDDGVAITQKLAKLGHYKVGDHMNIQDKAGRKHKVRIAQITQMYAGHDVIMDSSYYQKAFDKKVKYNGKIINLKDRSDKNINKVSRDLNSQDAAMTAVQSNQSKTAINTILDGLDNIVLIIVLASSALSFVVLFTLTNINVSERTRELATLRVLGFYKRETVMYIYRETIILTIIGILVGFLGGYYLHQFIMSTLPPNNAMADMTLYWTNFAISTGLTLLFSFIVMLIMARKISKIDMLGALNSVD